The following are encoded together in the Buteo buteo chromosome 2, bButBut1.hap1.1, whole genome shotgun sequence genome:
- the GATAD1 gene encoding GATA zinc finger domain-containing protein 1 — MPLGLKPTCSVCRSTSSSMWKKGGQGEILCNNCTARSAPPGPAAFATTSAAAQHSNGGGGGGGKQSKQEIHRRSARLRNTKYKSAPAAEKKVSTKGKGRRHIFKLKNPIKAPESVSTIITAESIFYKGVYYQIGDVVSVVDEQDGKTYYAQIRGFIQDQYCEKSAALTWLIPTQASPKDCFDPASYIIGPEEDLPRKMEYLEFVCHAPSEYFKSRSSPFPTVPTRPEKGYIWTHVGPTPAISIKETVTNNL; from the exons ATGCCGCTGGGGCTGAAGCCCACCTGCAGCGTGTGCCGCAGCACGTCCTCCTCCATGTGGAAGAAGGGCGGCCAGGGCGAGATCCTGTGCAACAACTGCACGgcccgctccgcgccgcccgGGCCCGCCGCCTTCGCCACCACCTCGGCCGCCGCCCAGCACAgcaacggcggcggcggcggcggcgggaagcAG AGCAAGCAGGAGATCCACCGGCGCTCTGCGCGGCTGAGGAACACCAAGTACAAgtcggcgcccgccgccgagaAGAAGGTCTCCACGAAGGGCAAGGGGAGGAGGCACATCTTTAAGTTAAAAAAC CCCATCAAGGCTCCTGAGTCTGTATCCACTATAATTACAGCAGAATCAATCTTCTATAAG GGTGTATACTATCAAATTGGAGATGTTGTTTCAGTGGTTGATGAGCAGGATGGAAAAACATACTACGCTCAGATCCGTGGGTTTATTCAGGACCAATACTGTGAAAAGAGTGCTGCGCTAACCTGGCTCATTCCTACGCAAGCCAGCCCCAAAGATTGTTTTGACCCAGCATCCTATATCATAG gACCAGAAGAAGATCTCCcaagaaaaatggaatatttaGAATTTGTTTGTCATGCACCTTCGGAATATTTCAAATCTCGATCATCTCCCTTCCCTACTGTTCCTACAAGACCAGAGAAGGGTTATATATGGACTCACGTGGGACCTACTCCTGCAATCTCCATTAAAGAAACTGTTAccaataatttataa